GTACCACATTGCCTGTGTGGCAAATTACTGAAGTGGCAAGAGCCCTAAGGTGAGTCCTGTATTTTTACCCAATACTGAGGTTTTGTAGAGGGGCCTGTGTCAAAATGTAGCCTTAACACTGTTAAAATATTATGGTTACATGGTGCACATTCCTTAGCAAAGGAACACTGAACACAGACTTGTTTCAAAAATTAATGCTCAATAGTTTCTTTCAAACTATTGTCATCTGTAAACACATCATACTTACATTGAACTTCTCATTTCTGACTTCAATATCTTGGGACAAACACTAGGagaatcaaaatcaaatcaaatcaaatcactgaTGAGGATGGAGGATATGCTACTCCGCATGTTAGTTACTTGGTGgggaaacaaaaaaatgcaatttttttgtttaattgacTAAGAAATGAAGAATGGGTGATCAGTTCCGTTTAACGCTGATGGGAAACCACGCATGCCTTCTTTATTATCACACCAAAGTTTAAACCGATGGACACGAGCACgtgtccaaaaacaattaatataacAACACTCTAGTACAcgataaaaaataaagacaagtGTAGCAAGTCATCTGTATTTCAATACAAGTTTTAGAGTAACTTCAGTCCTGCCGGTTAGTCTCCGCCCCTCCTCTCACTGAGTGTACTTCACCAAAAACTTGCATGAATCGACTCGACTGTGTGTGAATTTTGGCTGCTTATCTACCACAGTTGAACATTTTCCAAGATCTTCCGAGGCCTGACTTTTAAGAGGTATGGATATTTAGGAAAACACGTGTTTGTACTAAAGAAAAATGTACTAAAATGCGGTCATCTTCATGGGATATATATTTGTCGTGCTTTGGGACTCTTCCCGCTATTTTGTCGCTcactagcttagcttagcttagctgtTGTTGATGATTCCTGGTTAGCATTAGTGGGAGGAGGCCGCCgacatttacaaacacacagagctcacTTCAACTAAAGCCAGGTAAACGCCAGCCTCTACGGTTTAGTTATTTACCCCTGATGTGATCTAGAAAATAGAAACAGGAGAAACTCTTGTACCAGTTGAGTGTTAGCTGCGATGCTAACGGTATAGCTGCCTGCTGCCCTGCGCCGCTTCACCGTCCggctacaaacacacagtgcGTAATCATCCAGACACGATTAATACTGCTTTTTAGTCCTTACTTCTCCTTTTAGTTGCAGTCTGGTAAACCGAGAGTGTTGTTTCTGAGTATTAGCGCGGTCAGAGCTGCTCTGTAGTCTTATTTTTCTTCTAAAACTCGTGTCGTGTTACTATCACGGCTGCTCTCGGAAGTCTTAACAACGCAGTAAACCTTAGCCAGGATTTCCGGCTCCTTTCCATTTGCCCTATGCTGTTTTGTTTCCGTTTATTCTATTTCCGTTTTTAAAAGTTTCCTACGCGCAGAGTTAAAGTGCGATTTAACGTGAAATTGTTGAAGTTATGAAGCGCGACGCGTGTTTACGATAAATTTAAGGGTTGTTTAGCTCGTCGGTACCTCACGGTTGTGTAACGGGCTGCCTCGCCCCGACCCGTAACTGTTCACCAGTTTCAGTGCAGCGACACGTGTAGTCCGAGgcttaaatctgagttttatGTGCTTTCCATAATGTGTAGTTATGTTTGGTCACTGTTTTTGGTGATTAATGGCCTAGCAGTTGGCCTTTAGACGCCAAAGCCTCGACTTCGagtgggctaatgttagcagctgGAGCAGTCAGTGAACTGTCCCAGACGGCCAATGAGGAGTCGAGGCTGAGAGGCCTTTATCACTGCTGtctcacattcacaccagtACACAGCTATTaaacactgtacacactgttCAAAAGCtgaagctgctaaatgctctcTGTGTTATAATTGAGTCATTAGTTATTAAAACTACTTGGGTTCCAGTTACggaataaataataagtacaaCAACTTTTCTTGCATGATAGCCAATGTGTCAGTGTTATTTAATAGTGACAATATAGTGTCGAAGTcttatgtttttaatctttctgGCATTATGAAAAGTAGAGCTGTACCAGTTAAGTCGACTAATGAATtagctgatcaacagaaaattaatgagaaactattttgatgatcaattacTAATTTAAGCAATTTTTCAAGCCATAAATGCAGAACATTTGATGGCCccagtttttcaaatgtgagaatttgttgcttttcttggtatatttacattacaataaattgaatatgttGGGGTTTTGGaatactatttttattttttgtttgttttatttagttttttaaagacatttaaggacgtcaccttggactctaGGTTATTGTGATGCACATTTCtcacagttttctgatgttttatagaccatatgattaattaagaaaataatagtctgattaatcaataattaagataattgttagttgtagccctaatGAAAACAATATGATAAATCAAATTTAGAGTAAAACTATGGGCACCAATGACTCCTACATGTATGTAGTGTGTTAAATTTTAGGAATATCTAATGAAAAGGGCTGCTTAAAGTTGACAGAGTTTATGCATGGCTAGACACAATGTTATTAACACCTCTACAATTCTACtaaattttaataatcatttatttttattgattgcttaggcattaaaatgtctgaaaatggtgaaaatcacaaataaaaccCAGAGCCCAAGGTAGCCTCAGATCAggtgtttttaaatgatcaataGTCAAAACCCCAGAAAAATTGAATTTACAGTTACATACAACAGAGAAAAGTGGCAAATCCTCACAGGTGAGAACCTGAAATGAGAGAATGTTTGACGTTTTTGATTCATAAATGATTCTTCAATTGTCAAAATTGTTGTCCCTTTGCTGGTGATCATTTAATTTGAGCCATTGTATTAGAttatataatgtttttaaaaaagtgtaaatAACAGTGTAATTTTTCCTTTCTGATGTTTTGAGTCCCTTTTTAGTGATTTTTGATTAATAAGTTATGTTCAAATAAGTCACTGCAAAAACAGTTAAACACCTCTTTCATTACTTTCCTACAGCTTGGCTCTCTGTTGAAAAGACGATGTCTAAAAGTGAACCAGAGGAGATGATAGAGATCGAGATCGATGAACGGGAGAAACAGGGATGCCTGGAGGAAGGGTGAGGAAACATGTGAACTTGAATCACATACTGTTTTACTTGCAGCAGCTACACATTTACAAGTTCTTTcccctttcttcctttttacTGGTAGTGTTGAGGAGCAGACCATCACTGCATCTGATCTGATCCAGCAAGACATTGACATCAACGAGCCAATCGGCAATTTGAAGAAGCTCTTGGAGCCTCGTATCCAACTGTCACTGGATGCATATGAGATCTGCTTGCAGGATATTCAGGTAACAACatacataaattaaaattaaaaaaagcatttcaacATCTCTTCATGATTCGATGTAGAGACAAAAAACAGCACACAGGTGTGTTATGTGGGTCTGATAGGCAGGAGATCAGTCCTCCCTTGAACTGAAACATATATTGACTTCTCTCTCTGATTCAGCTCCTCTGTTGTGCTCTTCGTTTTAGTTGCACCCTGATCACAGCCTCTTCGATCAGGGAGTAAAGACAGATGGAACAGTGCAGCTCAGCATGCAGATTATAACCAAACCAGGTACTGATCTGACCAGAAACCGTAACAAAATCCACATGAATTACTCAAAGCGTTCTTCGAAGGTCACTTATTTGCTGTTGGAGTGCAAATTCAaattgcacatacacacagcgaGTGTACTCATTTGTCATGTGTTTGCTCTTGTCCAGGTGAGGAGAAGTTGAACATTTTGGAAATCGTGAAGCCGGTAGAGACGGTAGAGGTGGTGATTGATCCAGACGCAGCCGGAGAGGAGGCTACTCTGGTGGAAGAGGGACAACTCATTGCTGTGGAGAGATCCGCCCTGTCTGACGAGACCTCAGAGCAGGTTACACGCTGGGCCGCAGCACTTGAAGGCTACCGCAAAGAGCAGGTCCGCCTCGGCATACCATACGGTGAGAAGCACTTCATTAAAACACCCCACTGTGGGGAAAACAATCCTTAATATGGTGACAACTATATATAATATGGTGTTTGTTAGTAAATGaggtttctttctctctcctcagacCCCGTTCTCTGGTCCGCTGACCAGGTGATCCACTGGGCTGTGTGGGTCATGAAGGAATTTAACATTGATGAGATGGAAATAGGCAGCATTCACATCCCAGGTCGAGACCTCTGCTCTTTCAGCCAGGAAGAGTTCCTTCAGAAAGTGCCCAACGGAGAGATACTCTGGAGTCACCTGGAGCTCCTACGCAAATGTAAGTCAGAGGTGTTTGTGTCCAGTATACACAATGTTAATGGTCGAcagtgtggtttttttttttagaggtaAACAGACTTACAGCGAGGAACAAAGTTGGATCAAGTTTGTACTAGGGAGAGTCAAATCTGAGTTCTGTGCAGAGTTTATCCTGATcccttttttgtatttatttcagaTGTGTTGGCAAGCCAGGACCAGTCTGGAGGGGACGCTACTGTCACCATTGATCAACGTAAGTGTTCTAGTGAAAAATCTGTTAAAAGGGCAGGAAAAGgttttgaaaagtgttcctcTTAACTCTGTGAGACCTGCAGACACTAAGCTATGAGCTGGATTTGGTTAGTCACAAGTTACTCTGGTTATCAAACAGTACACAGTGACTCCCTTTACTCGCCCACAGGGCAGCGAGGTTAAATAAAGTTACATTTGTGAGAGAGAATTTATCCTTTTCTTGCAGATCCACTTATAACATAGTTGACTAAATGTCTGTTTCACTAGTTATACACAAAGCAGTAGCAGTTCTGATCATTGATGTATGTATCTCTAACTTTACTGTCCCTGTCTCCAGCTGTGCAGATAATCCCGGCTCAAGTCAGCACACCCACTGCGATCAAGGTATTGAAGCAGAACCGTGGTCCCAGAACGCCCCGTATTTCAGGAGAAGAACGCAGCTCACCTGGCAACCGCACAGGTAGTAAACACTACACACGAGGactattttgtttgtatttttataaagcAGCTTCAAGTGCTCTGTCTAGACAGTCTGAAAGCCGGATTGTGCACTAAATTTTAAACTTTACAATGCCGACTATTTGCCAGTAAAGTTGCTTTGCATACAGATGTGAAAATAGGTAGAGCAAATAATACATTAGTCAGTCAACAgataattaatcagcagctatttttcatgtttttttatttgtgccaAAAGTTTCTCAATTGTGATATaatcattataataatataataaatgaaaatactccAAGCGCTACAAGTTTTGATTCTACATTCCTAGCGTTAGCTGTGACAGCAATAACATATTGTGGCGCAGTGTTTATCAAATGCAGCGCAATGTCTGTGACTACTTGTAAAACTTCAAACTGAATGCTGTGTGTCTCCGGTGCCAGGCAACAACGGACAGATCCAGTTGTGGCAGTTCCTGCTGGAGCTGCTGACAGACAAAGATTCAAGGGACTGCATCTCCTGGGTGGGCGAGGAGGGAGAGTTCAAACTCAACCAGCCTGAGCTTGTGGCACAAAAATGGGGCCAACGCAAGAACAAGCCAACGATGAACTACGAGAAACTCAGCAGAGCTCtcaggtttgttttgtctgtttgtttgttttttacatattGTGATGGAGGTTTGGCGGATTGTCACAACATGTATATAATCGAGGTGATATTGGAAACACAACGTCACTTGTTTCACATGACAATATCCTCTTTCATTTAGGTATTACTACGATGGAGATATGATCAGCAAAGTGCAGGGCAAGCGGTTTGTCTACAAATTTGTATGCGACCTGAGGACTCTGATTGGCTACAGTGCTGCTGAGCTCAACAACCTGGTGACTGAATGCGAACAGAAGAAACTGGCTCGCATGCAGATGCATGGCATTGCTCAGCCCATCACTACAGTGACCCTGGCCACCACTACACTTGACAAGGACAGTTGAAGGAGGCCGCATTTCAGCGCTCTCCATCCGCCGCAGGCAAAGTTTACTCTCCACCAATGATTGGAAATCAAAACAACTTTCTTCTGTTTGACTCAACTTTCTTCATTAGGCACAGAATGCAAAGCTGATCCGCGATCACTGTGGATTAACTTTGTCGTCTTTAcagtttcaagtttcaagttaGACCCGGGCAGgtaaagtttttgttttgttttgttttttttgttttttttttaaagcttttctttAACTCTAACCAAGAGCAGACACGTGCTCAGGATGAGGGGGGCAAATGTGTGCGTGCGATTGCTGAGAAATGCTGttgttgtgtgaatgtgtctgaatgCTTGAATGCGTGACTGAAAACCCAGATCGAAGCTTCGTGTAATATTTCCCTCGTCTGTAGTTTAGGTCGTTTCCACTGTATATACCGGTACTTCATGTTTTTGATAGCCACAAGGGCAagtgtattttcatattttccatttATAGAGGacctgttttgtattttatttagtgtttgttCCCTAAATTGTTGGACCCTTTTTGTCCACTAGGGGGAATAAAGTGGCAAGCATTTTTCTTAATGTCTCCTATTCAATCACTTTGCCTTTTTGAGatgttaatatttatgtttttaaagatgaCAGACAGCCAAAAAAATCTATATGTACATTCAAAATTTTATTCACGGTATAGTGAGTGTAGAAAGCTTCTTCTTACTCTAAGCAAATGGTTCATTTAACTACACAGAGGAAAGTCACTGAATcaatgaggagagaaaaaaaaaaagcatcatatTTTAGCACTAGCCTCCAAAGACACTCAGAGTGAGCGTCAGTACAAATTTTTAAACATTCACCTGATTAAGAGCTTCTAGTGTGTCTGTACATGTGTGGATAAGGTGTAGAGAGGTGATATGTGTTGTATTTCTATGGTATAAATGCAAGTCACATTCATGTTCACTGCCTTAATAACTTAATTTAAGGgatatgtgtctctgtgttgatGTGAGATGTGTTCATCCTCCCAGTTGATAGTAACTCTTCACCTCTACTAATAAGAGACTTAACAGATATGCAGGGAAGGGATATCAGTCACAGAAGCACTGTACATGTATACACaggaaatgtagaaaaatagAACGTGTATGTGAGATTTGGTGAAGGAATGTGTAcgagcggtgtgtgtgtgtgtaaagagggGACCATTTGGAAAACTCGTGATCTGTGTAGGCCCGACAAGTCCCGTCTATTTATCAGATACTCACACACGAGAGTCCCATAGTGCTGCACTGTAAAATATTGCTGACACAGCAAGAAAGAGGGTAAACATGAAAGATGGGGGTTAGGAAAGAGTGACGAACACTTGAAGTAAAGGTAAAGGCTTGATAATGAAACTGGGTCACTGAGAACTGGAGCTCAATCATCTGAATATTTACAatcaagagagacagaggaatgaTAAATCTGGAATGATACACTTTCTCAAGTTAGATCCTGATTCTATTAAAAACCCAAAAGTGTAATGACAAGTGGAATTGGCATCAAAGACTTAACAGCAATAATATTTGGTGATAATAATCAGACCTCTAAAAATGACAGAGTGCATAAAACGCAAACAGTAACACAATCATCTTCCTTTCGGATACTATTACacttcatattttacatatagAGTATTTTGCCCATGCAGCTAACACAACAGTGAAGCATGGAGATGAGCATAAAGCAAAGATTCAGTTAAAGCAAGTCTGTGTGACAACAAAGCAGACCAGATTCTGAAtactcttttcttcttcatatCACAAGGTCACAAAGAAGACACTAGAAATGTACAATCCTGCTAAAATATCTAGTAAGAGGACCGCTTCCTGTGGAcctcaacatacagtatactgcatCTGTCATCAATATTGCCATGCACTACATATACTTACAGCGAATCTCTGTCTTAATatattacacataaaaaaaatcagaaaacaaaacattcaatatttttaacatttacatattttgattctgtatattttttctgcattttttttctcctttttaaaaaacaaacctgaaacaTTTGGGCTTTATTCTTGTGGAGAAGGCGCTCTGAgagcccctcctcctccagttaACAGCTCTAAGAGCTGTTGTGTCATCAAGTACAGCACAGCTGTCATCTGAGAGCGGGGAGCGAGACTGTGTGAGGCAGCTTGAGAAAAAAATGGAGCGATGAGGGAGTGACTGGGAATTTAACTGCTGggtttttacatgtttctggTCTCAGCTGCGTGTGCAGTACTGAAATGACTCCATATAAATAGTCAACGGGGTGTTGGTTTTTCAGTACAAACACTGTCAAGTTTTCATTGTGGTTGACTGAAATGTGCAGGTGAAACAGGGTTACCCTTGTCTGACAAATTGCAGGTAAATTTATGCTCAAGTGTTGCTCTGTACAATCAAGGGATCTGGGATTAAGAAGGCTTTGTTCCATATCATTTTCCTCTAGCCCAAACCCCTGACTCAGATATAAATTGGTTTCTTTTTCTAACCTTCAAGCAAGATAAAAATCAGCCTTCGCAGCACTCTTCGCACCGTTCCCTCCCCCTTAACAGGGTGAGAAACTGCAGGTGTAAGGGCTAAGGGCAAGAGACCAGAATGGAACAGACCCTAACAGTGAGAGTGTGGGTTTGGGGTAAGCCTGAAGAAAGTGTCGACGAGCAGTTCTTTAGTTCTGCATCTGCTCGAAGAATTTGTAGGTGGGGTTCTCATAACCGTTCTGCTGCATCTTGGCCAGATGACGTTCCTCTGGTGTCACTGCTGCGTCCACCTAGGAACATGCAGAAGGGATGGTCAGCAAAACTATTTATAATAgtattgtgaaatattttgataaagacacaaaagaaCACAGTGGATCTTTTATACACAAATCAACActgttctctgttctgtattttataCAAAGCCACCCATTCATTCAGCCCTTTACCTCAATTACACCATGATGAATAGAAGTATACTGTTTCTTCCTCAGCATCACCAAGGTGATGACAATGACGGTCGCTATGACAACCCCTCCAACCATAAGCCCGATAATGGCCCCTTTATTGGATCCCACATCCTCGGCGAAAAAGAcctgccattaaaataaaaagggacTATTCAATGTGTGCAAAGCAAAGCACAGACCTGCAGGAGCAAAAATAAATGCCATGATGACGTGTGTAGTGCTGGAATCAGCTGGTTTTCATACCAGTTTTTGATGGTGAACTTCGTAACCAGCACTTTGTCTCTCCTCAGTGTCCATCCGCACTTCTGGCATCTCCTCTGGCTTCAGGGCAGAAACTGACACCAAGGAACATAAAGtgcattataaaaacacacacattcaatgGTGAAATACAAACTCCTTGTCCACCATATATGCTATATTTCcaatgtgtttgtattgtgttaTTACACTCACATTCAGTCACAGTTACACTCCAATAATTATCACAGCCTGATCTTGATATTAATGTTGCCATATTTACTCAGTATTCAAAATCTAGCTAAACCTAAAAGCTTTTTCCAGTTTTACTAGGGCGAAATCCTTTCAATTCCCAATGTGTTTTCCAGTAATTAAAGCCTGCTGTGGAGTTTTGCACCACTAATTGTGCTGCCAAGCAATGAAAAAGAACTGGTGGCAAGTAAACAAGGATGTTGCAAAATACTTTCCATTTTACATTTCTTGAGAAAGGAAATTCTTTCAACATGTTCTTTGGGTTTTAAAGATATATAAAGTGTGGCTGGTGAGAGACAATTAATGttaacataacttttttttcttaagagaACTCAACAGGGCCTCTTCACGTTCTCATGCTATGACAGCTTACGGTACATTTTTAACTTGTCATTCCTCTATGAGGATTATGTTGATGCATCATCAAAGGTACTATGAGTTAATTTCCCAGTTCGCCCAGGACTACTTGCTTGTGGCCATACTGGATCAAGAAATACACATACCAGGTCGTGTGGGGAGCCCTCTATCCGGAATTGGACGAGCATCAACAGGTTCAACTGCAACatttagaaagaaaattaaaaaaggggACAAAATGCAAATTGACATATATATTAGCTCATCACTGAcacagtttctcaaatgttatGTCATTAATACTCTACACTTTGTTAAGATTAAGTATTTTGTTGCTGTACCAATTTTCTAATGAGGCTTTATACTCTCAGAATAATTTTTAGTCAGTGAATATCTCATTTTATAATACAAGACTAAGTCTGTGTACTAGTCTACAATCTGTTTGTGTTACCGTGGTTCTCTGTGTTGGGCTGATTGAAGCTCTCAGGGTGGATGAAGCCCAGTCCGTCAAGGCCGGGCTCCATAGGAGCAGAGCTGTAGGCCTGATCAGGCATCAGAGCGTCATTACCGTAACTCACCCTGCCGTCCACctggaaacacagagcagcattaAT
This genomic interval from Thunnus thynnus chromosome 11, fThuThy2.1, whole genome shotgun sequence contains the following:
- the gabpa gene encoding GA-binding protein alpha chain, giving the protein MSKSEPEEMIEIEIDEREKQGCLEEGVEEQTITASDLIQQDIDINEPIGNLKKLLEPRIQLSLDAYEICLQDIQLHPDHSLFDQGVKTDGTVQLSMQIITKPGEEKLNILEIVKPVETVEVVIDPDAAGEEATLVEEGQLIAVERSALSDETSEQVTRWAAALEGYRKEQVRLGIPYDPVLWSADQVIHWAVWVMKEFNIDEMEIGSIHIPGRDLCSFSQEEFLQKVPNGEILWSHLELLRKYVLASQDQSGGDATVTIDQPVQIIPAQVSTPTAIKVLKQNRGPRTPRISGEERSSPGNRTGNNGQIQLWQFLLELLTDKDSRDCISWVGEEGEFKLNQPELVAQKWGQRKNKPTMNYEKLSRALRYYYDGDMISKVQGKRFVYKFVCDLRTLIGYSAAELNNLVTECEQKKLARMQMHGIAQPITTVTLATTTLDKDS